In a single window of the Phycisphaerales bacterium genome:
- a CDS encoding acetate/propionate family kinase: MNILVVNIGSTSFKFRLFDMADEHVIAQGAIEGIGRSEAQVALWCGAGTAEQGVARVADQAAAVAHCLAALQGWQLRIDAVGFKAVHGGDLPEVVPVSPEVLRVMETFADAAPAHNPAYVAAMRACAAQVPGVPLVAAFETGFHRTIPAARTTFAIPQEWTEAYGVRRYGFHGASHRYVAEYCARELGRADLRIVSCHLGGSSSVCALAAGQSMANSFALTPQSGLPQNNRVGDFDAYALLTLRARTGLDLDTLLARMAREGGLLGISGVSNDMREVLAAAAAGHARAALARDVFVESVRAYLGSYLVVLGGLDALVFTGGIGERSAEIRARVCAGLAFLGIELDLERNAQAQPDATLSRDGLAVRVLAIRTNEELIVARQTRAVLAAVAA, from the coding sequence ATGAACATCCTCGTGGTCAACATCGGCAGCACCTCGTTCAAGTTCCGCCTGTTCGACATGGCGGATGAGCACGTCATTGCGCAGGGGGCGATCGAGGGGATCGGCCGGTCCGAGGCGCAGGTCGCACTCTGGTGCGGTGCCGGGACTGCTGAGCAGGGCGTGGCCCGTGTCGCCGATCAGGCGGCGGCCGTTGCGCACTGCCTGGCGGCGCTGCAAGGGTGGCAGTTGCGAATCGATGCGGTCGGTTTCAAAGCTGTGCATGGTGGCGACTTGCCAGAAGTCGTACCCGTGTCGCCGGAGGTGCTGAGGGTCATGGAGACTTTCGCCGACGCGGCGCCGGCGCACAACCCGGCTTACGTGGCGGCGATGCGGGCCTGCGCGGCGCAGGTGCCGGGCGTGCCGCTGGTGGCCGCCTTCGAGACCGGCTTTCATCGCACGATTCCCGCGGCTCGCACGACCTTTGCGATTCCGCAGGAATGGACGGAGGCGTACGGCGTGCGGCGCTATGGCTTTCATGGGGCCTCGCACCGCTATGTCGCGGAGTACTGTGCGCGGGAGTTGGGGCGTGCGGACCTCCGCATCGTGTCGTGCCACCTGGGCGGCAGCAGTTCGGTGTGTGCCCTTGCAGCGGGGCAGAGTATGGCGAACAGTTTCGCGCTGACGCCGCAATCGGGATTGCCTCAGAACAACCGCGTGGGAGATTTCGACGCGTACGCGCTGCTGACGCTCCGGGCGCGCACGGGCCTGGATCTTGACACCCTCCTGGCGCGGATGGCGCGCGAGGGCGGGCTGCTGGGCATCAGCGGCGTGAGCAATGACATGCGGGAGGTGCTCGCGGCGGCCGCGGCGGGACACGCCCGGGCGGCGCTCGCGCGGGATGTATTCGTGGAGAGCGTGCGAGCTTACCTCGGATCGTACCTGGTGGTGCTCGGTGGACTCGATGCGCTGGTGTTCACCGGCGGCATCGGAGAACGCTCGGCGGAGATTCGGGCGCGAGTGTGTGCCGGGCTGGCATTTCTTGGGATCGAACTGGACTTGGAGCGCAACGCGCAGGCGCAGCCGGATGCGACGCTGTCGCGCGACGGTCTGGCGGTACGCGTGCTGGCGATTCGAACGAACGAAGAGTTGATCGTGGCACGACAGACGCGGGCGGTGCTCGCGGCGGTGGCCGCGTAG
- the pduL gene encoding phosphate propanoyltransferase, translating into MTARVSPPLLEIDRDRVARIVADVVRDRLGVRRRAEEPTTEHRPVAGVCPPPREGMAVSPGSQRRPGARPLVVNISVRHMHITQEHLEILFGPGAELTPLRWLYQEGQFASAQTVDLVGPKRRMLQQVRILGPVRPATQIELAFSDAILLGIDVPVRMSGKIEGTPGCILLGPRGHLVLEQGVIRAQRHVHMAPSDAADYGVAHGAGLDLVIEHPTCGLRLGGVMVRVDPRFKLEVHLDSDEGNACDLPGATGVRLERPAHGSVVE; encoded by the coding sequence ATGACGGCCCGTGTCTCACCACCCCTGCTGGAGATCGACCGCGACCGTGTTGCGCGGATTGTCGCGGACGTGGTTCGCGATCGGCTGGGGGTGCGGCGGCGCGCAGAAGAGCCGACGACGGAACATCGGCCGGTGGCGGGCGTTTGCCCGCCGCCGCGCGAGGGGATGGCGGTGAGCCCGGGGTCCCAGCGCAGGCCGGGTGCGCGTCCACTGGTCGTGAACATCTCCGTGCGGCACATGCACATCACACAAGAGCACCTGGAGATTCTGTTCGGACCTGGGGCGGAGCTGACACCGTTGCGGTGGCTGTATCAGGAGGGTCAGTTTGCAAGCGCGCAAACGGTGGACCTGGTCGGTCCGAAGCGGCGCATGCTGCAACAGGTCCGGATCCTGGGTCCGGTTCGGCCGGCGACGCAAATCGAACTGGCGTTCTCGGACGCGATTCTGTTGGGGATAGATGTGCCGGTACGGATGAGCGGCAAGATCGAGGGCACGCCGGGCTGCATCCTGCTCGGACCGCGCGGACACCTCGTACTGGAGCAGGGTGTGATCCGGGCCCAGCGGCATGTACACATGGCGCCGTCCGATGCGGCGGATTACGGGGTAGCACACGGCGCCGGGTTGGATCTTGTGATCGAGCACCCGACCTGCGGTTTGCGCCTGGGCGGGGTGATGGTGCGCGTCGATCCGCGCTTCAAGCTGGAAGTGCACCTGGATTCGGATGAAGGCAATGCGTGTGACTTGCCGGGTGCAACGGGCGTGCGGCTCGAGCGCCCCGCACACGGCAGCGTGGTGGAGTAG
- a CDS encoding acyl-CoA desaturase, which produces MYAKSVIVFVVVIAAYSALVFGGPVWWVALPIAVLLGLAVAAVGFNVQHDGSHKAYSEHAWVNRLAAHTLDLLGGSSYMWARKHNAIHHSFTNITGHDDDINVGFLGRLSPHQPRLWYHRFQHLYLWVLYGFLAVKWHWYDDFRDALRGRIGVHQIPRPQGQALLMLLTGKLVFFTLALGVPMLFHPWWLVLAFYGLVSFVQGVVLSVVFQLAHCVEEAEFPLPATADGQMVSSWAAHQVETTVDFARQNRLLSWYVGGLNFQIEHHLFPQICHVHYPALAPLVEETCREFGVRYRAHATLRAGIASHYRWLRRMGRPATDLAPAPVTPVLTPPIVAPPPSAIA; this is translated from the coding sequence ATGTATGCGAAGTCGGTCATCGTATTTGTGGTGGTGATTGCGGCCTACAGTGCGCTGGTATTCGGGGGACCGGTGTGGTGGGTCGCGTTACCGATCGCGGTATTGCTCGGGCTGGCGGTGGCGGCGGTGGGTTTCAACGTACAGCATGACGGCAGCCACAAGGCGTACTCGGAGCACGCCTGGGTGAACCGGCTCGCGGCGCACACTCTCGACCTGCTGGGTGGCAGCTCGTACATGTGGGCCCGGAAGCACAACGCGATCCATCACAGCTTCACGAACATCACGGGGCACGACGACGACATTAACGTGGGGTTTCTCGGGCGCCTGTCACCCCACCAGCCGCGGCTCTGGTATCACCGGTTCCAGCACCTCTACCTGTGGGTGCTGTACGGATTTCTCGCGGTCAAGTGGCACTGGTACGATGATTTCAGAGATGCACTTCGTGGGCGCATCGGTGTTCACCAGATCCCGCGCCCCCAGGGGCAGGCGCTGCTGATGCTGCTCACCGGCAAGCTCGTGTTCTTCACGTTGGCACTGGGGGTGCCGATGCTGTTTCATCCTTGGTGGCTGGTGCTGGCGTTCTATGGCCTCGTGTCGTTCGTGCAGGGGGTGGTGTTGAGCGTCGTGTTCCAGTTGGCCCACTGCGTCGAAGAGGCCGAGTTTCCACTGCCGGCCACCGCCGACGGCCAGATGGTTTCAAGTTGGGCTGCGCACCAGGTGGAGACCACGGTTGACTTCGCACGGCAGAACCGGCTGCTCTCGTGGTACGTGGGTGGACTCAACTTCCAGATCGAGCACCACCTGTTCCCGCAAATCTGCCACGTGCATTACCCGGCCCTCGCTCCGCTGGTGGAGGAAACCTGCCGGGAGTTCGGTGTGCGTTACCGCGCGCACGCGACACTGCGTGCAGGCATCGCTTCGCACTATCGCTGGTTGCGGCGGATGGGGCGCCCGGCGACGGACTTGGCGCCTGCGCCGGTGACGCCTGTCTTGACACCACCGATCGTCGCGCCGCCCCCCAGCGCCATCGCCTGA
- a CDS encoding BMC domain-containing protein, with protein sequence MAAIAALGMVETRGLVALCEATDAMLKTADVELLGWRKVGKGLVTAFVAGEVAAVKSAIAAGEAAAAKVGEVTATHIIPRPHEELSGLYPETKVKRGAK encoded by the coding sequence ATGGCGGCGATAGCGGCATTGGGCATGGTGGAGACGCGCGGACTGGTCGCGCTGTGCGAAGCGACGGACGCAATGTTGAAGACGGCCGACGTGGAGCTGCTGGGGTGGCGCAAGGTCGGCAAAGGACTCGTAACGGCCTTTGTCGCGGGCGAGGTGGCGGCCGTGAAGTCCGCGATTGCGGCTGGGGAAGCGGCGGCAGCCAAAGTCGGTGAGGTGACGGCGACTCACATCATTCCGCGACCCCACGAGGAATTGAGCGGGCTGTATCCGGAGACGAAAGTGAAGCGGGGCGCCAAGTAG
- a CDS encoding BMC domain-containing protein → MAKQALGLIETRGLVPAVEATDVALKAANVSLAGFRTPGSGLVSVALVGDVAAVRAATEAGAAAAARLGEVLSVEVLSRPHDEIDKLVPGK, encoded by the coding sequence ATGGCGAAGCAGGCGCTTGGATTGATCGAGACGCGCGGCCTGGTGCCGGCCGTGGAGGCCACGGATGTGGCACTCAAGGCGGCGAACGTGAGCTTGGCGGGCTTCCGCACGCCGGGGTCAGGATTGGTCAGTGTGGCGCTGGTCGGAGACGTGGCGGCGGTGCGGGCGGCCACGGAGGCCGGTGCGGCCGCGGCTGCGCGACTCGGCGAGGTGCTATCTGTCGAAGTGCTTTCGCGGCCGCATGATGAGATCGACAAG
- a CDS encoding BMC domain-containing protein encodes MQESLGFIETIGTNAAVRATDAMCKAASVQLVRRIEIGGAYVTIIIKGDVGSVKAAVDAGAEAAHEVGELVAAHVIPQPHAALLATYGE; translated from the coding sequence ATGCAGGAATCACTTGGATTCATCGAGACGATCGGCACCAATGCGGCGGTGCGCGCGACGGATGCGATGTGCAAGGCGGCGAGTGTCCAACTCGTGCGGCGCATCGAGATCGGCGGGGCGTACGTCACGATCATCATCAAGGGGGATGTGGGCAGCGTGAAGGCCGCCGTTGATGCTGGTGCGGAGGCGGCCCACGAAGTGGGCGAACTGGTCGCGGCGCACGTGATCCCCCAGCCCCACGCCGCGTTGCTGGCGACATATGGCGAGTAG
- a CDS encoding DeoR/GlpR transcriptional regulator codes for MALLPPQRHRRILGLLTQAESVRVSELAKTLHVTEETIRRDLQKLEESGRLVRTHGGATAIAGGSRDLPFEVRQTANLELKVAIAHHALNYISENDIIGLDASSTVFELARRLPDWPLTVVTNSLVATAALSTSTNTRVVSTGGMLDPRSRSWTGLLAEHGLERLNIHKLFMSTRGIDLERGLSEVDDQQARMKRQLMERADKVFLLADHSKLGVRAVVGLAALTEVDVVLTDADAEESFLIALRAAGLEVERAPRV; via the coding sequence ATGGCATTACTGCCCCCCCAGCGCCACCGCCGCATCCTCGGACTGCTCACCCAAGCGGAATCCGTGCGCGTTTCTGAGCTTGCGAAAACCCTGCATGTGACGGAGGAGACCATCCGGCGGGATTTGCAGAAGCTGGAAGAGTCCGGTCGCCTCGTGCGGACTCATGGTGGCGCCACCGCTATCGCCGGCGGCAGTCGCGATCTACCCTTTGAAGTCCGTCAAACTGCCAACCTCGAATTGAAGGTCGCAATCGCCCATCACGCTCTTAACTACATCTCCGAGAATGATATTATAGGACTAGATGCCAGTTCGACGGTCTTTGAACTGGCGCGCCGCCTTCCCGACTGGCCTCTGACCGTGGTCACGAACTCGCTGGTTGCGACGGCCGCTCTCAGTACTTCCACGAATACCCGCGTCGTATCCACCGGAGGAATGCTCGATCCACGCTCGCGCTCCTGGACCGGTCTGCTCGCGGAGCACGGCCTCGAACGGCTGAATATTCACAAGCTGTTCATGTCCACACGCGGGATCGATTTGGAACGGGGGTTGAGCGAGGTGGACGACCAGCAGGCCCGCATGAAACGGCAACTCATGGAGCGCGCGGACAAGGTCTTCCTGTTGGCGGACCACAGCAAGCTCGGCGTCCGCGCGGTGGTCGGACTGGCCGCACTCACGGAGGTCGACGTCGTGCTCACAGACGCCGACGCCGAGGAGAGCTTTCTCATCGCCCTGCGCGCGGCCGGCCTCGAAGTCGAACGCGCTCCACGCGTATAG